One Dictyoglomus turgidum DSM 6724 DNA window includes the following coding sequences:
- a CDS encoding carbohydrate ABC transporter permease has protein sequence MDKGTRRTAIFMVMPLVFVFLLLTIFPFIYMIVISFMHYNLAEWKAPYFVGLENYVKAFRDEGVHSTLEFTFLLVLLALPIEIILGGFIALFIQNLVGEKVVRSSLLLPMMIPAVVVGVIWKMLFNYEYGPVNYLLSLFGVNKIAWFGDPFFARIAVVIMDVWQWTPFIFLVLYAGLQTVPTDLIEAAKVDGGNRWVIFKYIEFPFLRPLFWILIILRLIDILRMFDIVYMTSFGGPGYATHTLSFYIYKVGISFGWDVGYASALSILLLILVTILTNILIRTMRLWEYLEL, from the coding sequence ATGGATAAAGGAACAAGACGAACGGCAATATTTATGGTTATGCCGCTTGTGTTTGTATTTTTATTACTTACGATTTTCCCCTTTATCTATATGATAGTTATCTCTTTTATGCATTATAATTTGGCAGAATGGAAAGCCCCTTACTTTGTAGGATTAGAAAATTATGTTAAAGCTTTTAGGGATGAGGGTGTTCATTCTACTTTGGAATTTACCTTTTTACTTGTGTTATTAGCTTTACCTATTGAAATTATTTTAGGAGGATTTATTGCTTTATTTATACAGAATTTAGTTGGAGAAAAAGTTGTAAGAAGTTCCTTACTTTTACCTATGATGATCCCTGCAGTAGTTGTAGGAGTCATATGGAAAATGCTTTTTAATTATGAGTATGGTCCAGTAAATTATCTATTAAGTTTATTTGGAGTAAACAAAATTGCTTGGTTTGGAGATCCTTTTTTTGCAAGGATTGCTGTAGTTATAATGGATGTATGGCAATGGACTCCTTTCATTTTTCTGGTATTATATGCGGGATTACAAACGGTTCCTACAGATCTAATTGAAGCTGCAAAAGTTGATGGTGGAAACAGATGGGTTATTTTTAAGTATATTGAGTTTCCATTTTTGAGACCCCTTTTTTGGATATTAATAATCCTAAGACTAATAGATATCTTAAGAATGTTTGATATCGTTTATATGACAAGCTTTGGGGGTCCGGGTTATGCTACTCATACCCTTAGTTTCTATATATATAAGGTAGGAATATCTTTCGGATGGGATGTGGGATATGCTTCAGCCTTAAGTATTTTACTCCTTATCTTAGTAACAATTCTAACAAATATACTTATAAGGACAATGAGACTTTGGGAGTATTTGGAGTTATAG
- a CDS encoding carbohydrate ABC transporter permease, which yields MKYLFYSLKWLILLVILVFFLFPVYWLVITAFKPASDWFKWPPMIFPRTLTLENFTGGGSFYGSTTTSIENITPYLRNSTAISLITSILAVIISALAAYSISRFKTGGRKFANWIISVRMLPPIASALPLYILFKNLKLLDTWTALIMVYLVFTIPFSTWVLISFFNGIPKELDEAAYIDGASSLSTFFHVVLPLSAPGLAAMMTLSFVTCWGEFLLALILTSTANSQTLPVYLGRYITGWRIAWGPLAAAGIVTMLPAVIFSFTMQRYLLRGLTFGAVKY from the coding sequence ATGAAATATTTGTTTTATTCTCTTAAATGGCTAATTCTTTTAGTTATACTTGTCTTTTTCCTTTTTCCAGTTTATTGGCTTGTTATAACTGCTTTTAAACCTGCCAGTGATTGGTTTAAATGGCCTCCCATGATCTTTCCAAGAACTTTGACCTTAGAGAATTTTACAGGTGGTGGAAGTTTTTATGGAAGTACAACCACTTCTATTGAAAATATAACACCTTATCTTAGAAATAGTACTGCTATATCTTTAATAACTTCCATCCTTGCTGTTATCATCTCTGCTTTAGCTGCTTATTCCATATCAAGGTTTAAAACTGGAGGTAGAAAATTTGCTAATTGGATAATTTCTGTAAGAATGTTGCCTCCAATTGCCTCTGCGCTGCCCTTATATATTCTGTTTAAAAATTTAAAATTGCTTGATACGTGGACTGCTCTTATAATGGTATATCTTGTATTCACTATTCCTTTTAGCACTTGGGTATTGATTTCTTTTTTTAATGGAATACCAAAGGAACTTGATGAGGCAGCATATATAGATGGCGCTTCATCCTTAAGTACATTCTTTCATGTGGTTTTACCTCTTAGCGCTCCAGGCCTTGCTGCGATGATGACTTTAAGTTTTGTTACCTGCTGGGGAGAGTTTCTCCTTGCTTTAATCCTAACAAGTACGGCAAATTCTCAAACTCTTCCTGTTTATCTTGGAAGATATATTACAGGTTGGAGAATAGCTTGGGGACCGTTGGCAGCTGCAGGTATAGTTACCATGCTACCGGCAGTGATCTTCTCTTTTACCATGCAAAGATATTTATTGCGTGGTTTAACTTTTGGTGCAGTGAAATATTAA